In the genome of Candidatus Kryptonium sp., the window CCGAGATTTAAAAGTAAAACAAGAAAAAAGTATCTTCTCGTTGACGATGAGATAATCACGCAAGAACAAATTGATGCGATACTTGACAAAATAAGTCAGTATGGCTATGATAGTTTGACCGAGCGCGAGAAGAAAATTCTTTACGAGGCAAGCAAAAAATTGCGTTAAAACAAAAGGAAACAACTTTTTATGATAAATAGAAGAAAATCCCGAAAAATTTATGTTGGAAATGTTCCAGTTGGTGGAGATGCACCGATTTCAGTTCAATCAATGACGAAGACGAAAACGGAAGATGTAAAAGCAACGCTTAAACAAATTTATCAGCTTGCTGAAGCAGGTTGTGATATTGTTCGTGTTGCAGTTCCAGACAAAGAGGCAGCTGAAGCGTTGCCTGAAATTGTTAAAGGTTCCCCGATCCCTGTCGTTGCTGATATCCATTTCAACCATATCTTTGCCTTAAAAGCGATAGAAGCTGGCGTTGCAAAAGTTAGAATAAATCCCGGAAACATAGGTTCAAAGGAAAGAATTAAGCAGGTTTTAAAAGCGGCGAAAGAAAGAGGCATTCCAATTAGAATTGGTGTTAATTCTGGTTCGCTTGAGAAAGATTTGTTAGATAAATACGGTTATCCGACGGCTGAAGCACTTTTTGAAAGCGCAATGCGTCATGTTGAAATATGTGAAGAATTTGGATTTTCGGATATAATCATCTCTGTTAAATCAACGGATGTTCGCTTGATGATAGAAGCAAATAGATTGGTAGCAAGTAGAACTGACTATCCACTTCATCTTGGTGTAACTGAAGCTGGACCGTTTTTCAGTGGGACAATAAAATCAGCCGTTGGCATAGGGACATTGCTTGCAGAGGGTATTGGAGATACAATAAGAGTGTCTTTGACTGATGATCCAATCAAAGAAGTTGAAGTCGGTAGAGAAATTTTGCGCTCGCTCGGGCTGGCTACGAGAAATGTTGAAATAATTGCTTGTCCAACTTGTGGACGTCTTGAAGTTGATCTTTTCAAGATCGTAAATGAACTTCAAGAGAAGTTGAAAAATATTAAGAAACCAGTCAAAGTTGCTATTCTTGGATGTGTCGTGAACGGTCCAGGTGAGGCAAGCGAAGCTGATATAGGCGTTGCATGTGGCAAAGGAGTAGGGATATTATACCGAAATGGTGAAGTTGTAAAAAGAGTTAAAGAGCAGGAAATTGTTCAGGCGGTTATTGAAGAAGTTGAAAAGTTTAATCCAGACGGGAGATAATTTTGAAGTTTTGGATTTAGTTGATTATATTTAAACTTGTTTCTGAAAGATTTTTTAATCTGTGGGCTTTTGTAATCAAAAATTAATCAAGGTTAGAAAAAATGTCAGAGAATAAATTCCCATTCCCTGGAATTCCAACGACATCTGATGGAGCTGGAGCAGTCGTATGGGTTGAAACACACATAAGTCAAGGTGCTTGTGCATATCCTATAACATCTTCAACCACAATGGGACAGGGCTTTCAGGCGGAAGTTGCAAACGGAAAAAGAAATCTTTGGGGTGAAAAACTTTTCTTCTTTGAACCTGAATCGGAACATAGCTCAGCTTCCGTTTGCGAAGGATTTGCAGCAGCTGGAGGAAGAATAACCAACTTTACTTCAGGACAAGGATTGATTTTAATGAAAGAAGTTCTCTACACAATAGCAGGAAAAAGATTGCCTGTCGTGTTTCATATCGGTGCGAGAGCTCTTACTTCGCATTCTTTAAATGTACACGCCGGGCATGACGATGTTATGGGAGTCGCTGATTGTGGATGGGGAATAATTTTTGCAAGAAATGTCCAAGAAGTTGCGGATCTGACCTTAATAGCACATCGTGCGGCTGAAAACTCTGAAACTCCATTTATGATGGTGCAAGATGGTTTTCTTACCACACACACAATTGAGAATGTCCTTTTACCTGAGCCAGAATTAATGAAGCAGTTTATTGAGGATCCGAATAAAAAACTTAAAAATTTAATGAATCCATACTTCCCGTTGATGACGGGTGTCGTCCAAAATCAGGACAGTTATATGAAAGGTAAAATCGCTCAAAGATATTATTATGAGAAAGTTCCCGGTGCAATAAAAGAGGCGATGGAAACATATTACAAGTTAACAGGGCGGAAATACGATTTCATAGATCCATACAAAGTTGAAGATGCGGAATATGTTGTGGTTGGTATGGGGACATTTATGGAAACAGCGATGGCAACGGTTGATTACTTAAGAGAAGTAGAAGGGTTGAAGGTTGGAGCTTTGACTGTAACTGTTTTTGCTCCATTCCCAGGTAAGGAAATAGTAAATGCATTAAAACATGTTAAGGCGTTCGCAGTTCTTGAAAGAATGGATAATCCATTGGCGCAATCAAATCCGCTTACAATGGCAATAAAAGCTTCTTTCGCAGATGCATTTATCGGTTCAAAAGGTTATCCGAAGATAGATAGAATACCGAGAATTTTCTCAGGATCTGGTGGACTTGGAAGCAGGGATGTTAGACCCGGCGATTTCATCGCTATTTTCAAGAATATGATGAGAAATGATGGCAAAGAGAAAGAATTTTTCGTCGTTGGAATAAAACATGAACTTGCGCTTGAGAGAGAATATGATCCAGATGTTAGACCAACTGGGGCTTTTTCAATGCGTGGTCATTCGGTCGGAGGTTATGGCTCTGTCACGACAAATAAGATCATAGCAACCTTGCTTGAAGACATATTCAAGCTTCAAGTGCAAGCATATCCAAAGTATGGCTCCGAAAAGAAAGGATTACCAACGACTTATTATCTAACAGCAGCGAAAGAAAAAATAAGAACTCATTGCGAACTTACTCATGTTGAATTCGTTCCGATGAACGATGTTAACGCTTTCAACCTTGGTAATCCACTCGCTGGATTGAGGGAAGGTGGAATGATCTTTATTCAAAGTGATAAAACCAATCCAGAAGATGTTTGGCTTGAAATTCCATCATATGCTAAAAAAATCATCAAGGACAAGAAAATAAAAGTTTATTTCCTTGATACTGTTAAGATAGCTCGTGAGGTCGCACCAACACCAGATTTAGAGCAAAGAATGCAGGGAATCGTTTTGCTTGGAATCTTTTTGAGAGTTACGCCATTTAAAGAACAATATGGATTGAATGAAGAAGAATTGTTTAAAGGTGTTGAAAAATCAGTCAGGAAGTATTTTGGTAAGCGTGGAGAAAATGTCGTTCAAGCAAATATTGAAGCAGTGAGGCGTGGATACTATGAAGTTATGGAAATTCCAAGAGAACTAATTGAAGCAACTGAGGTAAAAGCAGAATTTGAAATTTAAACAAAATTCGGGAGCTACAAATGGAAGATAGAGAAAAAAATCTTCAGTTTGAAATAAATCCAACGAACGGAGAAGAAGCATACAAAGACATTATTGATATTCAATATTTTAACGAGGTCGTTGTTGGAGCCTACAATAAAGGAATAGCTGAGGAAGAGTTGCCTGCGGATATTTATACTGCAAGAAGTTTTATACCAGCTGGGACTGGAGCTTTGAGAGATTTCAGTTATATTGCTCCAGAAATACCGCTTTTTAATGCTGACAATTGTGTTGGATGTATGGAATGCGTAACGGAATGCCCAGATACCGCAATACTTGGTAAAGTTGTCCCAGAATCAAAACTTGAAGAGGAACTTCAAAAAATTCAAGATCCAGTTAAAAGGGAGCATTTTCGTAAGCAGTTTGCTAAAACAACCAAATACTATGATGTGCCAAAGAAGAAGGGAATTGAACCGGGCTTGTTTATGATAGCTATTGATCCAACAAAATGCAAAGGTTGCGCTGAATGTGTAGCAGCTTGTGGAGACCACAACGCCTTGCAAATGATTAAAAAGACAAATGAAAACTTAAAAGTATATAAAGAAACCTTCAACTTTTACAGCAAACTTCCTGAAACACCTAAGGAATATATTCAAGACAAGGTCTTGGCTGATATGATGCTTGCTGGTAGATCGCTTCTCTATGTTGGTGGAGCAGGTTCATGCATGGGTTGTGGTGAAGCAACAGCTATAAGAATGATGTTAGCTGCAACAGGTTTCGTGTACGGACCTGAAAACATTGGAATCGTTGCTGCGACTGGATGCAACACTGTTTATTCTTCAACATATCCATATAATCCATTTAGAGTACCTTGGATAAATTCGCTTTTTGAGAATGCCCCTGCTCTTGCGATAGGTATAAGAGCGAGATGGGATCAAATTGGTTGGAAACATAAAAGATTGTGGGTCATAGGTGGAGATGGCGCAATGTATGATATAGGTTTTCAATCGCTTTCAAGAATGCTTGCATCAGGAATGGATATTAAAGTCCTTGTTTTAGATACCCAAGTTTACTCAAATACAGGGGGACAATCTTCCACTTCAAGCTACCTTGGTCAAGATACCAAGCTTTCAGCATATGGCAAAGAAATTAAAGGCAAACCCGAAAGAAGAAAAGAACTCGCTCAAATTGTGATGATGCATCCAGATGTTTTTGTTGCTCAAACAACAGCAGCGCATATAAATCACTTCTATCGTTCTATTCTCTCTGCAAATGAATATCCAGGTCCGGCTGTGGTCATAGTTTATACGACTTGCCAACCAGAACATGGAGTTGGGGATGATATGGCAATGCATCAAGCTAAACTAGCTGTTGAATCAAGAGCTTTTCCACTTTTAATCTACGATCCAAGAAAAGGAGAGACGATAAGAGAAAGATTAAGTTTACAAGGTAACCCGGCTCCAAAAGATGATTGGTATGTGCATCCAAAGACAGGTGAAGTAATTGATTTTATTTATTTCGCAAGAACTGAAGGAAGATTTGCGAAGCATTTTGATAAAGATGGAAATCCCGATGAAATTCTATTGCAAGCTCAGGAAGATAGATTGAAAAACTGGCGACTGCTCCAAGAACTTGCGGGATTGAGATAGGCAATATCAAGGTCAAAATTATTAGGGCTTAGATTTGATTTTTTGAGGTAATTGAGTTAATTTTTAACAAAATTTTTACCTCATTATACGAGTGGTGAGATGAACAGGGAGGATAACAATCCCGCAAAATTTGTGATCTTGATTGTATTTATGTTAACACTTGTTTTTTTGATCGTTGCAATTGATAATAAAACAGCAAGGTTTGCGCTCGGCTTGACTTTGTTAATTACCTTAACTTTGTTTCTAACCCTGATGCTTCTAATTAAAAGAAAAAAACTTTACGATAAAGAGGAAAAATCTCACAGAGAAAGATCAACATTCCACTCGGTGGACGAAGGATTTGTAATTAAGAAACCCGATCATAAATTGAATCAAACAGGTGAAAAATTAAGCCCGAGAGAAGAATTTAGAGAACTTTTACGAAAGATTTTGTTGCTCATTAAAAATAATATCGTAGCTGACTCTGTCGCTTTTTATTGGGCTAATGAAGATAAAAAACAAATGGTTTTAGAAGAAGGTATAACGGATCTCGGATTCAGTTTCATTAAAAGATATGGTTGGGATGACGATGCTTTAAGTTTGGTTGTGAAAACTGGCGTGCCTAAGGTGATTGGTGATATAAATTCATCTGCAAGTGAAGATGTTATAAAATATCAAAATCCCAAGGTAGGTAGCAGATCTCTTTTGGTTCATCCAGTTTCGTATAGAAATAAAATTGTTGGCGTTGTTCTTTTAGATTCCCGTCAGACGCAAACATTTAGTGATGACGATGTAACAAATCTCTCTCTTTTTTCTGAATTGATCACAGGTTTAATTGAGAATTATAGCACGAAACTTGATCTTTACTATAAAGCAAAAATTCTTGAAGTTGTTAGCGGATTTGAGGCAAACAAAACTGAGGGATTGTTTTCTAAAATCCAAAACTTTGCAATAAAGGTTTTAGATTGTTCTGCCGTCGCGATCGTGCAATTTGAAGGTGAAAAGTGGGTCGTCGCGTTTGAATATTCTAAACTTGGGAAATATATAGATGTTGGAACAGAGATCAAGATTGAAGGAACACTCGTTGGAGAGGTTATATCAAGCGGGATGCCTAAAATAATTCCCTCAACCAGGACATATGGAAAGGTTTTTAGATTCACTGACACTGAGAAAATTACACTTGAATCGTCAATTGCTGTTGTCCCGATAAGGTATGGAAGAAAGTGTTATGGAGCGATAGTTTTTGAGCATCCGAAGCAAAACTTTTTCTCATCATACAGTGATATAGAGAAAATTGAGGAACTTGCCACTGTAGTTGGAATGTTGTTTGAAAATCAGAATCTTAACGATCTCGTGGAAAATTATTTTACCTATGACGAGGAAACGCTTTTAATGAAGAAAAACTATTTTTATTCTCGCCTTGACGACGAAATTGAGCGGAAGATAAAACATGGAGGAGAACTTTCTCTTGTTTTAATATGTGTTGATAACATTGATTATGTTAGATCAACCTATGGTGAGGAATCCGCTGAAGTTGTCTTGCCATATGTCGCAAATATCATCCGTGAACATTTGAATCGTTATGAACTTGCAGGAAAACTTGACGAAAATCTTATTGGCGTAGCGCTTGTTGAAACTGGAGCAGATAATGCTTATATATGGGCGGAGAAACTAAGAAAAGTTATATCTAATCGGGAAATAAAATTTAACGACAAAAGCTTTAGCGTGACTATAACTGCTGGTCTCTCGGCATGGGATGGAGAAAAAAATGCTGAGGAATTTGTTGAAAAAGTGAGGAAAAATCTACTGAAAGTCATTCAATCTAGTGAAAATGTTGTAAGAGTTTTTTAAAAACAAAATTCATAGGCGAAATGGCAAAGAAAGTAGCTTCATTTGCTGACAAAGTAGCAAAAGATGCTAAGAAGGTTATTGAAACATGCCCAAAATGTAGCGCTCCAATTCAAATAGCACAACTTGTTGTCTCCAAAAGAAGCGAGGAAA includes:
- a CDS encoding diguanylate cyclase: MNREDNNPAKFVILIVFMLTLVFLIVAIDNKTARFALGLTLLITLTLFLTLMLLIKRKKLYDKEEKSHRERSTFHSVDEGFVIKKPDHKLNQTGEKLSPREEFRELLRKILLLIKNNIVADSVAFYWANEDKKQMVLEEGITDLGFSFIKRYGWDDDALSLVVKTGVPKVIGDINSSASEDVIKYQNPKVGSRSLLVHPVSYRNKIVGVVLLDSRQTQTFSDDDVTNLSLFSELITGLIENYSTKLDLYYKAKILEVVSGFEANKTEGLFSKIQNFAIKVLDCSAVAIVQFEGEKWVVAFEYSKLGKYIDVGTEIKIEGTLVGEVISSGMPKIIPSTRTYGKVFRFTDTEKITLESSIAVVPIRYGRKCYGAIVFEHPKQNFFSSYSDIEKIEELATVVGMLFENQNLNDLVENYFTYDEETLLMKKNYFYSRLDDEIERKIKHGGELSLVLICVDNIDYVRSTYGEESAEVVLPYVANIIREHLNRYELAGKLDENLIGVALVETGADNAYIWAEKLRKVISNREIKFNDKSFSVTITAGLSAWDGEKNAEEFVEKVRKNLLKVIQSSENVVRVF
- the ispG gene encoding flavodoxin-dependent (E)-4-hydroxy-3-methylbut-2-enyl-diphosphate synthase; this encodes MNRRKSRKIYVGNVPVGGDAPISVQSMTKTKTEDVKATLKQIYQLAEAGCDIVRVAVPDKEAAEALPEIVKGSPIPVVADIHFNHIFALKAIEAGVAKVRINPGNIGSKERIKQVLKAAKERGIPIRIGVNSGSLEKDLLDKYGYPTAEALFESAMRHVEICEEFGFSDIIISVKSTDVRLMIEANRLVASRTDYPLHLGVTEAGPFFSGTIKSAVGIGTLLAEGIGDTIRVSLTDDPIKEVEVGREILRSLGLATRNVEIIACPTCGRLEVDLFKIVNELQEKLKNIKKPVKVAILGCVVNGPGEASEADIGVACGKGVGILYRNGEVVKRVKEQEIVQAVIEEVEKFNPDGR
- a CDS encoding 2-oxoacid:acceptor oxidoreductase family protein; translated protein: MSENKFPFPGIPTTSDGAGAVVWVETHISQGACAYPITSSTTMGQGFQAEVANGKRNLWGEKLFFFEPESEHSSASVCEGFAAAGGRITNFTSGQGLILMKEVLYTIAGKRLPVVFHIGARALTSHSLNVHAGHDDVMGVADCGWGIIFARNVQEVADLTLIAHRAAENSETPFMMVQDGFLTTHTIENVLLPEPELMKQFIEDPNKKLKNLMNPYFPLMTGVVQNQDSYMKGKIAQRYYYEKVPGAIKEAMETYYKLTGRKYDFIDPYKVEDAEYVVVGMGTFMETAMATVDYLREVEGLKVGALTVTVFAPFPGKEIVNALKHVKAFAVLERMDNPLAQSNPLTMAIKASFADAFIGSKGYPKIDRIPRIFSGSGGLGSRDVRPGDFIAIFKNMMRNDGKEKEFFVVGIKHELALEREYDPDVRPTGAFSMRGHSVGGYGSVTTNKIIATLLEDIFKLQVQAYPKYGSEKKGLPTTYYLTAAKEKIRTHCELTHVEFVPMNDVNAFNLGNPLAGLREGGMIFIQSDKTNPEDVWLEIPSYAKKIIKDKKIKVYFLDTVKIAREVAPTPDLEQRMQGIVLLGIFLRVTPFKEQYGLNEEELFKGVEKSVRKYFGKRGENVVQANIEAVRRGYYEVMEIPRELIEATEVKAEFEI
- a CDS encoding thiamine pyrophosphate-dependent enzyme, with product MEDREKNLQFEINPTNGEEAYKDIIDIQYFNEVVVGAYNKGIAEEELPADIYTARSFIPAGTGALRDFSYIAPEIPLFNADNCVGCMECVTECPDTAILGKVVPESKLEEELQKIQDPVKREHFRKQFAKTTKYYDVPKKKGIEPGLFMIAIDPTKCKGCAECVAACGDHNALQMIKKTNENLKVYKETFNFYSKLPETPKEYIQDKVLADMMLAGRSLLYVGGAGSCMGCGEATAIRMMLAATGFVYGPENIGIVAATGCNTVYSSTYPYNPFRVPWINSLFENAPALAIGIRARWDQIGWKHKRLWVIGGDGAMYDIGFQSLSRMLASGMDIKVLVLDTQVYSNTGGQSSTSSYLGQDTKLSAYGKEIKGKPERRKELAQIVMMHPDVFVAQTTAAHINHFYRSILSANEYPGPAVVIVYTTCQPEHGVGDDMAMHQAKLAVESRAFPLLIYDPRKGETIRERLSLQGNPAPKDDWYVHPKTGEVIDFIYFARTEGRFAKHFDKDGNPDEILLQAQEDRLKNWRLLQELAGLR